The DNA segment TAAGTGAATAATTAGTACAGTACGAATTAAAAGGAGGATTTTTGATGAATGCTCAACGAGCGCAAGAAATTGCTTCATCCCCTATCTTGGCTGAAGTGTTTTGTGATGGAATTCCAATCTATATTCAACATGTAGATGAAAATAAAGGAAGAGCTAGAATTTATCCTCTCAATGAACCAGAAAATGAACAAGAAGTATCATTAGCGAACTTAATAGAACAATAATTATCAAAAATATTAATTAATAATAACCACCATTCTATCTAAAGTGGTGGTTGTTATTTGTGATTACTGTTTGTAAATTACACAAGATGCTCTACTTTAAGTTTAAAGATCCCCTCAATTCTCTTCACATCACAACTTTATGATTAACATTCGCAATTCTTAACCAATCCGTGAGGTAAGGCAGATTTGCCAGGGCATCTTTATAGCCTAGATTATATAACATCGTAAGTTTCTTGGGATTACGTTCAATTCGACCTATATTAAATGCTTGGCTTGGACGAATTATTATTGCTTTATGCTCTTCTTCTAATTTTTCTATGAAATCTAAGGTATCATTATACAACTGATACCTGTTCTCTAATGTATTTACTAATCCTTTATAATCTCTATAGAAATAAGAAGTAAATTTTATAAGTGATGATTTTGCTTTACGGTACCCTTTTTCTTTTGTTAATACAATGATGGGTTTATCGACGTAATCAGCCAATGCCTTATGTATAGGAATTGGATCACTTATTCCCCCATCCATTAATAAGCTCCCTTGATAGTCAATTGCACGTGCCATAAAAGGCAAAGAGCTAGATGCACGAATAATGGTTAAGATATCTTTAGAAGATGTAGATTTATTAAAATATACAGGTTCACCAGTCAAACAGTTAGTCGCTCCAATAACAAATTCCTCGGGTGATTGGGTGAAGCGAGCAAAGTCAAAAGGAACTAAAGTATTTGGAATTTCATTAAAGATAAGATCCATACCAAAAAGTTCTCTTTTAAGAATCAGGTTTTTTATTGATATGTAATCTGGATGGTTGACATAACCTATCGTCACTTGATGATTTC comes from the Paenisporosarcina antarctica genome and includes:
- a CDS encoding H-type small acid-soluble spore protein; this encodes MNAQRAQEIASSPILAEVFCDGIPIYIQHVDENKGRARIYPLNEPENEQEVSLANLIEQ
- a CDS encoding patatin-like phospholipase family protein, whose amino-acid sequence is MKSGLILEGGGMRGVYTSGVLECFLENGLFPDYVIGVSAGACNAASYISRQLGRNHQVTIGYVNHPDYISIKNLILKRELFGMDLIFNEIPNTLVPFDFARFTQSPEEFVIGATNCLTGEPVYFNKSTSSKDILTIIRASSSLPFMARAIDYQGSLLMDGGISDPIPIHKALADYVDKPIIVLTKEKGYRKAKSSLIKFTSYFYRDYKGLVNTLENRYQLYNDTLDFIEKLEEEHKAIIIRPSQAFNIGRIERNPKKLTMLYNLGYKDALANLPYLTDWLRIANVNHKVVM